Proteins from a genomic interval of Haliaeetus albicilla chromosome 13, bHalAlb1.1, whole genome shotgun sequence:
- the TTLL2 gene encoding probable tubulin polyglutamylase TTLL2 → MADDYDTRGLLRPLVFRLHENVPAIVREVLLERGWTEFDKKEQDDADWNLYWRNSPFRMTDHHSIKPWQRLNHYPEAVRITRKDYLARHLKRMKGAYGSGLYEFSPVAFIMPNDYVKFIAEYSKERESVGRRPSYWICKPVDLSCGRGILIFQDIKDLVYDCTVIVQKYISNPLLISGYKLDLRLYMCVTSFCPLTIYTYKEGLVRFATEKFDLGSLDNVYAHLTNTSINKYGASYKKYKEGIGCGCKWTFSKFRSYLRISGVDDMVLWQKINNIVILTLLAVTPLPVASNCFELFGFDILIDDKFKPWLLEVNYNPALCLDCSIDDTVKRKLLHDIVELLNYKQTDTFRQNQVAGIKAGRRRVPWSTAGESATEETPGVLTCQKVAKCTSASFVQPALQAARGSIRKVAALTKKTARAHPRKTLTSQLRERMNMPKIPSQAKVEAKNKQLQGARYSLHKSALLSRWLPTPDFCNYKSTTRPYFLSDEDQRPIPRVGDFVLIFPFNEAALQACRGGTDTRSIIKEINKLVSKRLPSKQQNTKKRVGYLTSV, encoded by the coding sequence ATGGCAGATGACTATGATACAAGAGGTCTCTTAAGGCCATTGGTGTTCCGTCTCCATGAGAATGTCCCCGCAATAGTCCGTGAGGTTTTACTGGAACGTGGCTGGACTGAATTTGACAAAAAGGAGCAAGATGACGCAGACTGGAACCTGTACTGGCGGAACTCACCTTTCCGCATGACAGACCACCACAGCATTAAACCATGGCAGAGGCTCAACCACTACCCAGAAGCTGTCCGGATCACCAGAAAAGACTACTTGGCAAGGCATCTGAAACGTATGAAAGGAGCATATGGATCAGGTCTGTATGAATTTAGTCCAGTGGCATTCATCATGCCCAATGACTATGTCAAATTTATAGCAGAATACAGCAAGGAGAGAGAGTCAGTAGGCAGGAGACCTAGCTACTGGATTTGCAAGCCTGTGGATCTCTCCTGTGGAAGGGGCATACTCATTTTCCAAGACATTAAAGACTTAGTATATGACTGTACAGTCATTGTGCAGAAGTACATTAGCAACCCCTTGCTCATTTCAGGGTATAAACTGGATCTGCGCCTTTACATGTGTGTCACCAGTTTTTGCCCCCTCACCATTTACACTTACAAAGAAGGACTGGTGAGGTTTGCCACTGAAAAGTTTGACCTTGGTTCTCTGGACAATGTCTATGCACACCTAACAAACACCAGCATCAACAAATACGGAGCttcatataaaaaatataaagaaggGATTGGCTGTGGCTGCAAATGGACATTCAGCAAATTTCGTTCTTACCTTCGAATATCTGGGGTTGATGACATGGTCCTCTGGCAGAAGATCAATAACATAGTGATTCTCACCCTGCTTGCAGTAACCCCCCTACCAGTGGCTTCCAATTGCTTTGAGCTCTTTGGCTTTGACATCCTGATTGATGACAAATTCAAGCCGTGGCTTTTAGAAGTCAACTACAATCCAGCCTTATGTTTAGACTGTTCCATCGATGacactgtgaaaagaaaacttcttcACGATATTGTTGAACTGCTGAACTACAAGCAGACTGACACTTTCAGGCAAAACCAAGTGGCCGGGATAAAGGCTGGCAGAAGGCGGGTGCCCTGGAGCACAGCTGGTGAGAGTGCCACCGAGGAGACTCCTGGCGTACTCACTTGCCAAAAAGTGGCTAAATGtacttctgcttcttttgtACAACCTGCCCTGCAGGCTGCAAGAGGATCGATTCGTAAGGTGGCTGCCCTGACCAAGAAAACTGCCAGAGCACATCCAAGAAAAACACTGACTTCCCAGCTGCGGGAAAGGATGAATATGCCAAAAATACCTTCCCAAGCAAAAGTTgaagctaaaaataaacaactccAAGGAGCTAGGTATTCTTTGCACAAGTCTGCCCTACTCAGCCGCTGGTTACCTACACCTGACTTCTGCAACTACAAGTCAACTACACGCCCCTATTTCCTCTCTGATGAAGACCAGAGGCCTATCCCCCGTGTAGGAGATTTTgtccttatttttcctttcaatgaAGCTGCACTTCAAGCTTGCAGGGGTGGGACAGATACAAGGAGCATcataaaggaaataaacaaaTTAGTGAGCAAACGGTTACCGTCAAAACAGCAGAACACAAAGAAAAGGGTAGGCTATTTAACTTCTGTGTAA